A genomic region of Haliotis asinina isolate JCU_RB_2024 chromosome 1, JCU_Hal_asi_v2, whole genome shotgun sequence contains the following coding sequences:
- the LOC137292404 gene encoding calcium-binding protein 1-like encodes MANQKAVDNILECVREAYDKMDANDDNTVTFGEFKKFCEQIDGMEEIAQTFATYDTSDDQRLSLQELNDFVTGKVPKDQIEVCHVTRLFHNIDTSGDGKLDRGEFRALLVDCGYNETVIENTIEAIAGEDGMVTLKEFLEKWEHDQ; translated from the exons ATGGCAAACCAAAAGGCAGTGGATAATATACTGGAGTGTGTCCGCGAGGCGTATGACAAGATGGATGCCAACGATGACAACACCGTCACGTTCGGGGAGTTCAAAAAGTTCTGCGAACAAATCGACGGCATGGAGGAAATTGCG CAAACATTCGCAACATATGACACATCTGACGACCAGAGACTGTCACTGCAAGAGCTGAATGACTTTGTCACAGGAAAGGTCCCCAAAGATCAGATAGA GGTTTGTCACGTGACAAGATTGTTTCACAACATAGACACAAGTGGTGACGGGAAACTAGACAGAGGAGAGTTTCGTGCGTTGTTAGTGGACTGTGGGTACAACGAAACCGTCATCGAGAACACAATCGAGGCAATTGCCGGGGAAGACGgaatggtcactttgaaagaaTTCCTGGAGAAGTGGGAACACGACCAGTAG
- the LOC137292388 gene encoding chitin deacetylase 7-like codes for MVLSLVLLCGVLASVSAQCQPGGNCQLPDCRCWFDEDIPGSLAPDETPQVVLVTFEDAVNEVNADIYRSLFTDTNPNGCPVRGTFFIKDLDTNYDIVRDLFDDGHEIGANSLDGSYPTNEEDWRTVLQTIKDELADVGIARNQVKGVRAPQLRAGGIDEFIGMGENDFDYDASCISSEFNQMSNLKWPYTYDFIPGPRCNDGQPPNAPFPGKWQFLVASLDFNGTACATPSACTNVFTQSDVFDLFFDSFAKHYDGDRSPFTLIINPDFVLVPFKLAGLKEFLEYIRAAFEDTWILPMNKALDWIRDPTPNLNITTFQPWSC; via the exons ATGGTGTTGTCACTGGTTCTTCTGTGTGGCGTTTTGGCGAGTGTGTCGGCGCAGTGTCAGCCCGGCGGGAACTGTCAGCTCCCAGACTGTCGCTGTTGGTTCGATGAGGACATCCCAGGGAGCCTTGCGCCAGACGAGACGCCCCAGGTCGTCCTGGTGACATTCGAGGATGCTGTGAACGAGGTGAACGCTGATATCTACAGGTCCCTTTTCACGG ATACCAATCCTAATGGTTGTCCGGTCCGAGGAACATTCTTCATTAAGGACCTCGACACGAATTACGATATCGTCCGAGACTTGTTCGACGATGGCCACGAGATTGGGGCAAACTCCCTGGATGGTTCCTACCCGACCAACGAGGAAGACTGGAGAACCGTGCTGCAGA CGATAAAAGATGAACTTGCCGATGTTGGTATAGCCAGGAATCAGGTGAAGGGTGTCAGAGCACCACAGCTGAGAGCCGGTGGCATTGACGAGTTCATCGGCATGGGCGAAAACGACTTTGACTACGACGCTTCCTGTATTAGCTCCGAGTTTAATCAAATG TCCAACCTGAAGTGGCCATACACGTACGACTTCATCCCCGGACCACGCTGTAACGACGGCCAGCCTCCTAACGCGCCGTTCCCTG GCAAATGGCAGTTTCTTGTGGCCAGCCTTGACTTCAATGGAACAGCGTGCGCAACGCCAAGTGCCTGTACCAACGTGTTTACCCAGAGCGACGTGTTCGACCTGTTCTTCGACAG CTTCGCCAAGCACTACGACGGCGACCGATCCCCCTTCACCCTCATCATCAACCCCGACTTCGTCCTTGTGCCTTTCAAGTTAGCTGGGCTGAAGGAGTTCCTGGAGTACATCAGGGCTGCATTCGAG GACACTTGGATTCTGCCCATGAACAAGGCGCTGGACTGGATTAGGGACCCCACTCCCAATCTGAACATCACCACTTTCCAGCCGTGGTCCTGTTAG